Proteins found in one Gigantopelta aegis isolate Gae_Host chromosome 12, Gae_host_genome, whole genome shotgun sequence genomic segment:
- the LOC121386108 gene encoding uncharacterized protein LOC121386108, protein MTVDMKLAAKSDPFRSAGSIVDQLVQEHLGPAPCPALPTIDRLVHTANYCRQTSRPKNPTDLEFELKMDFIPDNFLKGDVTTGRKRHLIFSTDQQLQLLSRSKCWYADGTFKLVKEPFTQLFSVHSFIRREDCAKQIPLVFCLMSGRRKKDYMAVLEAIIGMLPQAPRVQRLVIDFESALWRAAASVIPDVQIKGCSFHWTQAVWRKIQDLGLREAYRSDNDTHRYLRKLMSLPFLPHQHIPAVFDGLKAEASTDQLTTLVEYLEATWILDATWTPDSWSVYFQSIRTNNDVEGWHFRLNNRGRPQVQLYLLVSLLHKEATHISNQLRI, encoded by the exons ATGACTGTAGACATGAAGTTGGCAGCGAAGAGTGATCCCTTCAGATCAGCAGGGAGTATCGTTGATCAGCTAGTCCAGGAACATTTAGGTCCGGCTCCCTGCCCAGCGCTGCCAACGATCGATCGTCTAGTACACACAGCAAACTACTGTCGCCAGACCAGCCGGCCGAAGAATCCAACTGACTTGGAATTCGAGTTGAAAATGGATTTCATCCCAGACAACTTCTTAAAAG GAGATGTCACTACTGGAAGAAAACGGCATTTGATCTTTTCAACAGATCAACAGCTGCAGCTGTTATCTAGATCCAAGTGCTGGTACGCAGACGGTACCTTCAAGCTTGTGAAGGAACCGTTCACGCAGCTCTTTAGCGTACATTCTTTCATCAGGCGTGAAGACTGTGCAAAACAGATACCACTTGTTTTCTGCCTGATGTCTGGACGTCGCAAAAAGGACTACATGGCTGTTTTGGAGGCGATCATTGGGATGTTGCCCCAGGCACCGAGGGTACAACGTCTGGTGATTGACTTTGAATCAGCCTTGTGGAGAGCTGCTGCGTCCGTGATCCCAGACGTACAGATAAAGGGGTGTTCGTTTCACTGGACACAGGCTGTCTGGAGAAAG aTTCAAGACCTTGGTCTTCGTGAAGCCTACCGTAGTGACAACGACACTCACAGATATCTGAGGAAATTGATGTCATTGCCTTTTCTTCCACATCAACACATTCCAGCTGTGTTTGATGGGTTGAAGGCAGAAGCATCAACTGACCAGCTGACAACTTTAGTCGAATACCTGGAAGCGACCTGGATCCTGGATGCAACATGGACACCAGACAGCTGGAGCGTATACTTTCAGAGTATACGCACCAACAACGACGTTGAAGGATGGCATTTCAGACTTAACAATCGAGGTCGTCCCCAAGTCCAGCTCTACCTGCTTGTGTCCCTGCTGCACAAAGAAGCCACCCACATCAGCAACCAG CTGAGGATTTAA